A region from the Corylus avellana chromosome ca7, CavTom2PMs-1.0 genome encodes:
- the LOC132186033 gene encoding transcription factor EGL1 isoform X1, translated as MATGSQTHDGVPENLRKQLAVAVRSVQWSYAIFWSLSTTQQGVLEWGDGYYNGDIKTRKTVQAMELKADKIGLQRSEQLRELYQSLLEGETDQQQAKRPSAALSPEDLSDAEWYYLVCMSFVFSPGQGLPGRALANGQTIWLSDAQYADSKVFSRSLLAKSASIQTVVCFPYLGGVIELGVTELVSEDPSLLQHIKASLLELSKPVCSDKSSSAPHKADDDRDPMCAKVNLEIMNTLPLENLYSSTEEIKFDQEGISELGGQIHEEINMDSPDECSNGCEHNYQTEDSFMLEGVNGGASQVQSWHFMDDDFSNGVQDSMNSSDCISEAFVNQRKAISVPERENVNRIHLQELQNSNHAKLSSLDLEADDDLHYRRILSSILGSSPQLIENPSLRYRDCKSSFLSWKNVAINDAHRPQVQQRMLKKILLTVPLMYGGCSLRSQKENGGKVWVRKLKSDDICIGHISDNRRENENFLVLRSMVPSISEDSFSLTNFSTFLWKSQIDKASVLSDTIKYMKELEARVEELESCMDSVDFEARARRKYLDMVEQISDNYDKKKIDNGRKSWINKRKASDIDETDPELNRAVPEDGLPLDVKVSIKEQEVLIEMRCPYREYILLDVMDAINTLHLDAHSVQSSAANGILTLTLKSKFRGAAIAPVGMIKQALWKIACKC; from the exons ATGGCTACTGGAAGTCAAACACATGATGGGGTGCCAGAAAACCTAAGGAAACAGCTTGCTGTTGCTGTAAGGAGTGTCCAATGGAGCTATGCAATTTTCTGGTCACTGTCAACCACACAGCAAGG GGTACTGGAATGGGGTGATGGGTACTACAATGGAGACATCAAGACTAGAAAAACAGTCCAAGCAATGGAGCTTAAGGCTGATAAAATAGGCTTACAGAGGAGTGAGCAATTGAGAGAACTTTACCAGTCTCTTTTGGAAGGTGAAACCGACCAACAACAAGCTAAGAGGCCTTCTGCAGCATTGTCTCCAGAGGATCTCTCAGATGCCGAGTGGTATTACTTGGTTTGCATGTCCTTTGTATTCAGTCCTGGCCAAGG TTTGCCAGGAAGAGCATTAGCAAATGGTCAAACCATCTGGTTAAGCGATGCTCAATATGCAGATAGCAAAGTATTCTCTAGATCTTTGCTGGCTAAG AGTGCATCTATTCAG ACTGTTGTATGTTTTCCCTATCTGGGGGGCGTGATTGAGCTAGGTGTAACCGAACTG GTCTCAGAGGACCCTAGTCTCCTTCAACACATCAAAGCCTCCTTATTAGAGTTGTCAAAGCCTGTTTGTTCTGACAAATCTTCTTCTGCTCCTCACAAAGCAGATGATGATAGAGATCCAATGTGTGCCAAGGTTAACCTTGAAATAATGAATACTTTGCCTTTGGAGAACCTATATTCCTCCACAGAAGAAATCAAGTTTGATCAGGAAGGAATCAGTGAATTAGGTGGACAAATCCATGAAGAAATCAACATGGATTCTCCTGATGAATGTTCCAATGGCTGTGAGCACAATTACCAGACGGAAGACTCCTTCATGCTTGAAGGTGTTAATGGTGGGGCTTCTCAAGTTCAGAGCTGGCATTTCATGGATGATGACTTCAGCAATGGCGTTCAAGATTCCATGAATTCCAGTGACTGTATTTCTGAAGCTTTTGTGAATCAACGAAAAGCTATCTCTGTTCCCGAGCGAGAAAATGTAAACCGCATTCATTTGCAAGAACTTCAAAACTCCAATCACGCAAAACTAAGTTCCTTGGATCTTGAAGCTGATGATGACTTGCACTACAGAAGAATTCTCTCTTCTATTCTGGGAAGCTCACCTCAGTTGATTGAAAACCCAAGTTTGCGTTATAGAGATTGCAAATCCAGTTTCCTGAGTTGGAAAAATGTAGCAATTAATGATGCTCATAGGCCACAGGTACAGCAGAGAATGCTAAAAAAGATTTTATTGACAGTCCCTTTGATGTATGGTGGTTGCTCTCTCAGGTCCCAGAAGGAAAATGGTGGAAAAGTTTGGGTGCGAAAATTGAAAAGTGATGATATTTGCATAGGACATATTTCAGATAatagaagagagaatgaaaacTTTCTGGTTCTCAGGTCAATGGTTCCTTCTATCAGTGAG gATTCTTTCTCTTTGACAAACTTCTCTACATTTTTGTGGAAGTCTCAG ATTGACAAAGCATCAGTTCTCAGTGACACGATTAAATACATGAAAGAGCTTGAGGCAAGGGTAGAAGAGTTGGAATCTTGCATGGATTCAGTAGATTTTGAAGCCAGGGCCAGAAGGAAATACCTGGACATGGTAGAGCAGATATCAGATAACTATGACAAGAAAAAGATTGATAATGGCAGGAAGTCTTGGATAAACAAGAGGAAGGCTAGTGACATTGATGAAACTGACCCAGAACTCAACAGAGCTGTTCCCGAAGACGGCCTACCGTTAGACGTGAAAGTCAGCATTAAAGAGCAGGAGGTTCTGATTGAGATGAGATGTCCTTATAGAGAATATATTTTGCTTGATGTCATGGATGCCATAAATACTCTGCACTTGGATGCACACTCAGTTCAATCATCTGCTGCTAATGGCATTCTGACATTGACCTTAAAATCTAAG TTTCGAGGAGCTGCAATTGCACCTGTGGGAATGATCAAACAAGCGCTCTGGAAAATTGCTTGCAAGTGTTGA
- the LOC132186033 gene encoding transcription factor EGL1 isoform X2, with product MATGSQTHDGVPENLRKQLAVAVRSVQWSYAIFWSLSTTQQGVLEWGDGYYNGDIKTRKTVQAMELKADKIGLQRSEQLRELYQSLLEGETDQQQAKRPSAALSPEDLSDAEWYYLVCMSFVFSPGQGLPGRALANGQTIWLSDAQYADSKVFSRSLLAKSASIQTVVCFPYLGGVIELGVTELVSEDPSLLQHIKASLLELSKPVCSDKSSSAPHKADDDRDPMCAKVNLEIMNTLPLENLYSSTEEIKFDQEGISELGGQIHEEINMDSPDECSNGCEHNYQTEDSFMLEGVNGGASQVQSWHFMDDDFSNGVQDSMNSSDCISEAFVNQRKAISVPERENVNRIHLQELQNSNHAKLSSLDLEADDDLHYRRILSSILGSSPQLIENPSLRYRDCKSSFLSWKNVAINDAHRPQVQQRMLKKILLTVPLMYGGCSLRSQKENGGKVWVRKLKSDDICIGHISDNRRENENFLVLRSMVPSISEIDKASVLSDTIKYMKELEARVEELESCMDSVDFEARARRKYLDMVEQISDNYDKKKIDNGRKSWINKRKASDIDETDPELNRAVPEDGLPLDVKVSIKEQEVLIEMRCPYREYILLDVMDAINTLHLDAHSVQSSAANGILTLTLKSKFRGAAIAPVGMIKQALWKIACKC from the exons ATGGCTACTGGAAGTCAAACACATGATGGGGTGCCAGAAAACCTAAGGAAACAGCTTGCTGTTGCTGTAAGGAGTGTCCAATGGAGCTATGCAATTTTCTGGTCACTGTCAACCACACAGCAAGG GGTACTGGAATGGGGTGATGGGTACTACAATGGAGACATCAAGACTAGAAAAACAGTCCAAGCAATGGAGCTTAAGGCTGATAAAATAGGCTTACAGAGGAGTGAGCAATTGAGAGAACTTTACCAGTCTCTTTTGGAAGGTGAAACCGACCAACAACAAGCTAAGAGGCCTTCTGCAGCATTGTCTCCAGAGGATCTCTCAGATGCCGAGTGGTATTACTTGGTTTGCATGTCCTTTGTATTCAGTCCTGGCCAAGG TTTGCCAGGAAGAGCATTAGCAAATGGTCAAACCATCTGGTTAAGCGATGCTCAATATGCAGATAGCAAAGTATTCTCTAGATCTTTGCTGGCTAAG AGTGCATCTATTCAG ACTGTTGTATGTTTTCCCTATCTGGGGGGCGTGATTGAGCTAGGTGTAACCGAACTG GTCTCAGAGGACCCTAGTCTCCTTCAACACATCAAAGCCTCCTTATTAGAGTTGTCAAAGCCTGTTTGTTCTGACAAATCTTCTTCTGCTCCTCACAAAGCAGATGATGATAGAGATCCAATGTGTGCCAAGGTTAACCTTGAAATAATGAATACTTTGCCTTTGGAGAACCTATATTCCTCCACAGAAGAAATCAAGTTTGATCAGGAAGGAATCAGTGAATTAGGTGGACAAATCCATGAAGAAATCAACATGGATTCTCCTGATGAATGTTCCAATGGCTGTGAGCACAATTACCAGACGGAAGACTCCTTCATGCTTGAAGGTGTTAATGGTGGGGCTTCTCAAGTTCAGAGCTGGCATTTCATGGATGATGACTTCAGCAATGGCGTTCAAGATTCCATGAATTCCAGTGACTGTATTTCTGAAGCTTTTGTGAATCAACGAAAAGCTATCTCTGTTCCCGAGCGAGAAAATGTAAACCGCATTCATTTGCAAGAACTTCAAAACTCCAATCACGCAAAACTAAGTTCCTTGGATCTTGAAGCTGATGATGACTTGCACTACAGAAGAATTCTCTCTTCTATTCTGGGAAGCTCACCTCAGTTGATTGAAAACCCAAGTTTGCGTTATAGAGATTGCAAATCCAGTTTCCTGAGTTGGAAAAATGTAGCAATTAATGATGCTCATAGGCCACAGGTACAGCAGAGAATGCTAAAAAAGATTTTATTGACAGTCCCTTTGATGTATGGTGGTTGCTCTCTCAGGTCCCAGAAGGAAAATGGTGGAAAAGTTTGGGTGCGAAAATTGAAAAGTGATGATATTTGCATAGGACATATTTCAGATAatagaagagagaatgaaaacTTTCTGGTTCTCAGGTCAATGGTTCCTTCTATCAGTGAG ATTGACAAAGCATCAGTTCTCAGTGACACGATTAAATACATGAAAGAGCTTGAGGCAAGGGTAGAAGAGTTGGAATCTTGCATGGATTCAGTAGATTTTGAAGCCAGGGCCAGAAGGAAATACCTGGACATGGTAGAGCAGATATCAGATAACTATGACAAGAAAAAGATTGATAATGGCAGGAAGTCTTGGATAAACAAGAGGAAGGCTAGTGACATTGATGAAACTGACCCAGAACTCAACAGAGCTGTTCCCGAAGACGGCCTACCGTTAGACGTGAAAGTCAGCATTAAAGAGCAGGAGGTTCTGATTGAGATGAGATGTCCTTATAGAGAATATATTTTGCTTGATGTCATGGATGCCATAAATACTCTGCACTTGGATGCACACTCAGTTCAATCATCTGCTGCTAATGGCATTCTGACATTGACCTTAAAATCTAAG TTTCGAGGAGCTGCAATTGCACCTGTGGGAATGATCAAACAAGCGCTCTGGAAAATTGCTTGCAAGTGTTGA